In one window of Chryseobacterium viscerum DNA:
- the asnB gene encoding asparagine synthase (glutamine-hydrolyzing) yields the protein MCGITGAIEFKRSQNLDFKEGSDLHNYIRRRGPDYYGVEKAEYADWSVTLAHSRLAIIDLSGASNQPMISDDERYSLTYNGEIYNYQEIREELISNGFDFRTKGDTEVLLRAWECWGEACLNKLNGMFVFGLFDKIKGEFYLVRDRFGIKPLIYTFFDGQLLFSSSIASVAKQTNQDIDLEYCSSGIRFGFFEGYEDRTPFKNVKYLLPGSLMKCKLEGELKTETKTWYSLEEQVAKKRKELESLSSEELISKGKSLLENSTKIRLRSDVPLAISLSGGVDSSSIAAIASKEVDHLEAFSYGAPDHPKSEGPVINKFAKDKNINVEYIHHSYTAQEMGNIYDQTMEAQESPFLGLSIIAQHEVYKQVKERNIKVLLGGQGGDEIFAGYRKFFVVALRKAIENKEVLPGLQYFHSLALMLVFEAKQIKTYWNEKNRYLKTTGKDTAFLDCLPEISLNLFENSSLSSRQISDIQKYSIPSLLRYEDRNSMYFSIESRLPFMDYRLVEFALALPDLLKIKNGYGKWILREMMKKDVPGYILKNRLKRGFDVTQNWVNDGVGERIKLNILENKSKAKDFVSDFGQLENSLTIENLNNSNILNEAIMLDFLIDPIKKPTLQ from the coding sequence ATGTGCGGAATAACAGGAGCAATAGAATTTAAAAGATCACAAAATCTTGACTTTAAAGAAGGAAGTGATTTACATAATTATATACGAAGAAGAGGACCGGATTACTATGGGGTTGAAAAAGCAGAATACGCTGACTGGTCAGTAACTTTGGCTCACTCAAGGCTGGCAATTATAGACCTGTCAGGAGCATCTAATCAACCTATGATTTCCGATGACGAAAGATATAGTCTCACTTATAATGGTGAAATATACAACTACCAGGAAATCAGAGAAGAATTAATATCTAATGGTTTTGACTTCAGAACCAAAGGAGATACTGAAGTTCTTTTAAGAGCCTGGGAATGCTGGGGAGAGGCTTGTTTGAATAAGCTGAATGGAATGTTTGTTTTCGGATTATTTGACAAGATAAAAGGAGAGTTCTATCTGGTAAGAGACAGATTTGGAATTAAACCGTTAATTTATACCTTTTTTGATGGTCAGTTACTATTCTCTTCATCCATAGCCTCTGTAGCTAAACAAACAAATCAGGATATAGATCTGGAATATTGTTCCAGTGGGATAAGATTCGGTTTTTTCGAGGGATATGAAGACAGAACTCCCTTCAAAAATGTAAAATATCTTTTACCAGGATCATTAATGAAATGTAAACTGGAAGGAGAACTGAAAACAGAGACTAAAACCTGGTATTCTCTGGAAGAGCAGGTTGCAAAAAAAAGAAAAGAGCTAGAGTCATTAAGTTCGGAAGAACTCATTTCCAAAGGGAAGTCACTGTTGGAAAATTCAACCAAAATACGTCTGAGAAGTGATGTTCCTCTGGCTATTTCTTTGAGTGGAGGAGTAGATTCTTCCTCTATAGCAGCAATTGCATCAAAAGAAGTAGATCATCTGGAGGCTTTCAGCTATGGAGCTCCCGATCACCCGAAATCAGAAGGCCCCGTTATTAATAAGTTTGCAAAAGATAAAAATATTAACGTTGAATATATTCACCATTCTTACACAGCACAAGAGATGGGGAATATCTATGACCAAACCATGGAGGCACAGGAATCTCCATTTCTGGGACTCAGTATCATAGCACAGCATGAAGTATACAAGCAGGTAAAAGAAAGAAACATCAAAGTGTTACTAGGCGGTCAGGGAGGTGATGAAATTTTTGCCGGATACAGAAAATTTTTCGTAGTAGCATTGCGAAAGGCAATAGAAAACAAAGAAGTTTTGCCAGGTTTACAATATTTTCACTCATTAGCTCTGATGTTGGTATTTGAAGCAAAACAAATAAAGACATATTGGAATGAGAAAAACAGATATCTGAAGACAACAGGGAAAGATACAGCATTCCTGGATTGCTTGCCTGAAATTTCTTTAAATCTGTTTGAAAATTCATCTTTATCAAGCAGGCAGATTTCAGATATCCAAAAATACAGTATCCCTTCCCTTTTAAGATATGAAGACAGAAATTCAATGTATTTTTCTATTGAGAGCAGACTGCCTTTTATGGACTATAGATTGGTAGAATTTGCTTTAGCATTGCCGGATTTGCTTAAAATTAAAAATGGTTACGGAAAATGGATATTACGTGAAATGATGAAAAAAGACGTGCCAGGATATATCCTTAAAAACCGTCTGAAAAGAGGCTTTGATGTCACACAGAATTGGGTGAATGATGGTGTGGGAGAAAGAATAAAATTAAATATTTTAGAAAATAAATCTAAAGCAAAAGATTTTGTATCAGACTTCGGCCAACTTGAAAACAGTCTCACCATTGAGAATCTTAATAACAGTAATATTCTGAATGAAGCAATAATGCTTGATTTCCTGATTGATCCAATTAAAAAACCAACCCTGCAGTAA
- a CDS encoding glycosyltransferase, with protein sequence MNKKYGFHVCHLTSVHPRNDSRIFHKMCKSLASNDVRVTLVVADGKGNETVDNVEIIDIGAPAGRLKRITQTTSEIFNKAKELNADVFHLHDPELLLIAKKLKKLNKKVIFDSHEDTVNTILVSPYLKSPVSNMISILYENFERYTCKKIDGVIGATPHIENYFKKFAKQTENINNYPILSDKKQEQIFWDQKQNEVCYVGSIDDTRGIKDLMNSLELTKSQARLNLAGMYSSITLEKEIKEHKDYHLVNDFGYVNSEEVENIYNRSLAGVVTLHPIPTFLVSLPIKMFEYMVAGIPFIASDFPYWRSLLKGCECCIFVNPQKPKEIADAIDYLMLHKETAKQMGEAGRKLVFENFSWESQSEKLLTFYQKVLSN encoded by the coding sequence ATGAATAAAAAATACGGATTTCACGTCTGCCATCTCACGAGTGTTCATCCAAGAAATGATTCTAGAATATTCCATAAGATGTGTAAAAGTCTGGCATCTAATGATGTAAGGGTAACTTTGGTAGTAGCTGATGGGAAAGGTAATGAGACGGTGGACAATGTAGAAATTATAGATATTGGAGCCCCGGCTGGTAGATTGAAAAGAATTACACAAACTACCTCTGAAATCTTTAATAAAGCTAAAGAACTCAACGCAGATGTGTTTCACCTTCATGATCCTGAACTGCTTTTAATAGCAAAGAAGCTGAAAAAATTAAATAAAAAAGTAATCTTTGATTCCCACGAAGACACAGTAAACACTATTTTAGTTTCACCCTATTTAAAATCTCCTGTTTCAAATATGATCTCCATATTATATGAGAATTTTGAACGCTATACCTGTAAAAAGATAGATGGAGTGATTGGTGCTACGCCTCATATTGAAAATTATTTTAAAAAGTTTGCCAAACAAACTGAAAATATCAATAACTATCCTATCTTATCTGATAAGAAACAGGAACAGATTTTCTGGGATCAAAAGCAGAATGAAGTATGCTATGTGGGATCTATTGATGATACAAGAGGAATTAAAGATCTGATGAATTCATTGGAGCTCACAAAATCACAGGCAAGACTGAATCTTGCGGGTATGTATTCTTCTATCACTTTGGAAAAAGAGATAAAAGAACATAAAGATTACCACCTTGTCAATGATTTCGGATATGTTAATTCGGAAGAAGTAGAAAATATTTATAACCGCTCATTAGCAGGCGTGGTTACTTTACATCCTATTCCGACATTTTTAGTGAGTCTGCCTATAAAAATGTTTGAATACATGGTTGCAGGGATTCCTTTTATTGCCTCAGATTTTCCATATTGGAGAAGTTTATTGAAAGGGTGTGAATGTTGTATTTTTGTAAACCCTCAAAAACCTAAAGAAATTGCTGATGCTATTGATTACTTGATGCTTCATAAGGAAACAGCAAAGCAAATGGGTGAAGCGGGACGAAAATTAGTCTTTGAAAATTTTTCATGGGAAAGCCAGTCCGAAAAATTATTAACGTTTTATCAAAAAGTTTTATCCAACTAA